The genomic window AGAATGTTTTGATTTTGTTAAATATaggcattaattttttttctcagccCAAGTCTTTTAGCAAATAAGTATAACCATCAGTAAGAGTCAGCTAatactattttgatttctttctttgtgacaTGGACTCCTTTCCAGGATAACTTGCATCCAAACCAAAAATTGACTAGTGGAGCACTAATCTTTCAACCTTTGTTAGTAGGTATAATGCTCCCTGAAACCTCACTATCTCAGACACGTCACCACTGGAAGTTGGGGGGCTTTGCTTGATACATCTGGTAAGTCACATGACGCATTTATAACCCCAGCCTACATTACCCCAAGATCTGCGTCCTTCTCTGGCCACATCTAGGATGCTTACCGTGGTGGGGACTTCCTTGGTGGCTTCCTGGTACACATGTTGCTCCTCAACCAAGTTACTGGGGAAGTAACCCACGGTTCCCATCTCATCCTCATGGCGATCACCATAAACCTGAGTGCCCAGAAGCGTAACAGTCAGGGGAAGGCTGACATGAGTCTTCTAGAAATCCTCAGACATCCTGTTTGCTATTAATGCAAGTTACATAACTACCAATGCCTCGATTTTCACTCTGGATTACAGCAGGCTCAGAGCCAAATTTGTAGTTTACCTGTAGCAACGAGGTTAACCCACAGAAATTGTCCATCTATTCTTTGGTGGCTCGGTCTTGCTGGTGACACTACTTTAGCATTCTTTTGTTTTATGCAGTCCTGTGAGCTTCCTGAAGTCTTTTTGGAAGCCGTAAGTAAATAAACTCAGtaaagtttttgaaaaagtaaatagatatttttattttaaaggactcatatttctcagttttgaaaaattcaaataaacagaTACTTGATTGAATTTAAGATTTAATTCTTCATTACTTGAAAATCTATCTGTGGGGCTGCAGCTGAGGACAGTAAATTAATCCTGTTTCATCCCTCCCCAGGGGCCACTCCTGCATGTTTTTACTGAAGAAAGCAGAGTCTTTGGAATTAAAAAGGATgctaaagtttctttaaaaatattgaaacataGACTGACTGCCAACACATATGACTTTTACTTGGCAAATCTGCTCAAACATTTTTGAATAAGATTCAAACGCTTTGGGATGTTCAAGCCTCTATGTGTTTGATATGTTTTTCTTGCCAAAACATCGCATAAACCTACATTTGGTTATGTTATGaaattatcttttgtttctttaaaatgcaataaaagcAAACACACATGAATTTTTGCATTTACATCTATAACCTCTACACTGTTCTTAACAGCTAGTCTAAACGTTAAGATGCATTGAAGACAGTTAATAGAGGAAAAATTAAGAGCAACATATGTCAAGATGTGGGCATATTTTTAATAATCTCGTCTTACACTGCCAGCCCAAAATTCTccagcttcattttcttttaccaGCTTTGAGTAAACATAGATCTGCTGCCCTTTTTTAACGTTAATAAATCTACAGTCTGGGGCATTGTAATCTTCTTGAGCTCTGGCCAGAGAAATAgtatctggaagaaaaaaacattgaaatgACTACATTTTAGGCTCCCGGATTTTATAACAGTAAAAAGGCAGAGCATATCAGAAAACTAGGAAATCAGAGCAACGAAGCCCTCCCAGGTTACAGCTCGTGTTCAACTCAAGAAGAGCAAGATAGCCAAGGTATTAAAGCTGCATCCAACAGGGTCTTAGCAAGTGAACTCTCCACAGTAAGACACCAGAAGCACAGACCAGGAGAAGCAATGCCAATCATATGCATATTAGGGAAGAGTCATTTCAAAGTACAGTTAGATTTTATGCTGTTAgtgaatattttttcaattctatAATAGAAAGATAATGAAAGGCATAAAGAGGTCCTTACAGACACACTCGTCATCTGCACAGAGCTTCTTGGAAGCAAGTCTGTCCATGAATATTCCATGCACGGCACATATGGCCACAAGACCTGGGAAGAAAAGTGACAAGAGTCTtgccatcttctttttttgctgttttgcTGTCGCCGTTTGGGTGGAAGTAGAAACTGACTTCAGTGGTTCCTGTCTTTTATGTGAAAGCCAGACATCTGGCTAAATCTCCCTGGCCAATGGGAGGGTGTCTACCGTTCCTCTGCTTTCATAACAGCTCCTGGGCTCCAGGGGCTATTTGGCATCTGATTTTCCAAAGAGACTTGAACTCTATGTCTTTTTTATATCCAGATGATATCCAAAACGGTCCACTGTTGTTAAAACCACTTTCACTGTGCTTTATCGCACCAGCAGGATATCGCTGAAGGAACTATGagaattttaaatcactttttaagacttttttcgTTCAACTCTCATTTTCCTTCAACTTACAAGCAAAGATGTGTTAACTGTAGGAATCTGTTGAATATGTGAGATTATATATTTagtacaaataatttttatttaaacaaatccAATTAATAAACATTAGGATTTATATAATAGATAAATAAAGGATGCTTAAGTTTACGAATCATTCATGATAGGATTCTTACAAGTCATGTCTGTCTTGGGGTGGACATGGATTGTAACACACTAGTTGTTGTCACAACCGGACCCTACTAATAGGGAAGGGAGGGATGAGTGGGTTGGGAAAAATAGAACAATCTTCTTTCCACCTTCTCTCTCTGAGACTTGAAATTCAGTCTCAAATGCTCATGGATCACGGATCGTAGAGAAGGGAGTAAAGTTAGAGGTGTGTGttaccccccaccccacattgCCTACTTCAGGCATCTTTCCCATGGAAAGAAGGCCCTGCTAGAAGTCACCAAGTCAAAGCACTAATACCTGGTTCCACCTACTCAACAGGTATTcagtgagcacctactgtgtgccaggcactgttctaggcaccagAGAGACAACCGTGAATAAAAACACGTCCCAAGGGTTTAATTTCTATTAGGAAAGACGGACAATGGGTTGCTGCTTGTTATAGGGCGTTTGGGGCTGTCACCTCTCTCATAAGGTGCCCCCTCTGGTTATTTCCAGAATTGAGGCCTGAGTCGGGATGCCCTGTCCAACGTGGTTGACGATGAGGTTTCGGAGCAgaccctccttcttccttccccttaATGTGGTCATCTCAGAAAATGAAGGACAAGAATTGAACTTACAAAGTATTTCTGtacaaaactatttttcaagGGATAGACTGGGAAAGCAAAATATACTTACAGTGTAATAAAAAAGTTTGATTGTTTTGGCCATGTGTTTGCGTGCATGTGTATATAATAAAGCTTTATTGCTtgggtgggggcagggttggGGGGTATGTGTTATTTTCAGGGAAGGATCTTTTATACAGTTGGCCCTGATTTGGAAGCTTGTTTAATTCAGTATCTccattatagatgaggaaactgaagcccagctAAGGCCAGGGCCGCCTGTCCTAACCACCCCATCCGAAGGTTCCGCAGCAGGATTGCGCTCCGGTGCTGTTTCCATTCATCCACTGTCAAAACAGAATTGGGAGTTTAAGTCCTTTATTTCCTGCTTCGCTTCAAGGAAAGAATGAGTTAGAAATCATCTTTGGAAGCAGAATGCCAGGGCATTTTTCCTTCCTATAATCTAGGGGCCTAAGAGGATCTCTGGGAAAACTAAAGCGTTGATTAAATCTTCTTAATCCTGCTCGGGCAGCTGTTTTACAGACTGTTAGTCTCACGTCAGCCCCCAGCACAGGAGAGTTAAAAGACAGTTACCACTTAAGAGGCACTTTAAGAAACGGGGACCGCACAAACTGAGATTGCCACGCCGCTACAGCTCCCCGAGAGCAGGGTGAAACGTTGACTAGAGCCACATCTGAGCGCTCCCAACAACACAGCAAAGAGAGGCTGATGCCAACACGAAGCCATTATTGGCCACTCGAAGGTGGAGAAGCAAAGATAAGTGATGTCAAGCCTCCTGAGCGCGTCCTGGGCAGACCTGGGATGTCCTAGCCTTCTGCCATGGGGAGCCACGGAATGGAACTAGAGGCCTCTTTGAAAAATTTTGCTTGCAAATAGGAATTTAAATTTGCAGTAGTTCAACAAGCAGCTGTGCCTGACTGCTATGCTCAAGACACTGCAGATACTAGGAGTCCAGAATAGGGTTCTGTCCCCAGTTTACTTACCTCCTTCCTCGATTTTCAGGTGTATTTTCTGAGGCTTTAATCcccaaaagacatttttttttttcagttcctaAATCAGTTTCTCAGTCTGTAGTTCTTAAAATGGAGGCCGAGAATCCCTTCGGGTCGAAAACTAGGCTTGGGCAAGCAGGTGGGGGGAAGCACCCCCTTCGCCATGACCCACGAGGCCCTGTATAATCTGGCCTCCCTGCTCCTCTAAAGTCACCTCCTGTCACTTGCTCTCTTCCTAACATACCAGCTGTTCTCTGACTTTTGAAAGCGCTAACCTCATTTCTAATTCAGGCCACTGCGCTGACTTCCCTGGGATGCTTTACTCCAGGCACCGGTATCCAGGTCTCTGGCCAAGATGCTTCCATGGACACACGAGTTTAACAGGGCCACTCCCTGCACTCCTCCAACCCAATCCACCCATCACTTGATGGTGGCACACCGTCCTAAAGCATGTATCGCTGTCTGACATGCCTTATTTACTTAGCGGTGGTTTGCCCCCCAACACTACAATCAAAGCTCCATGAGACAGGGATCATGTCTAGCTTGTCCCTCGCTCTATCGTTAGCTCCCAGAAAAATACTTGGCACTCATAAATAGGTATTCATTGAATAAACGCATGATCCCCTGAAATCGTTTGCTTAGGTGTGTACACGCACCTATACTTTTTTTCTTCAGGGGAAAGTCCCCAGGTTTTAttagacttaaaaaaatgttcataacATCGCCCAAAGTAAGACTCATTAAATTATTAGGGaatggtccccagaccagcaacTTTGGCGTCACTTTGTAGAAATATTCACTCAGACCCTAACAAAGACCTGCTCAATCTGAATCTATGTTTTAACAGGATGCTCAAGTGATTCGTAAGAATGTTAAAGTATGAGAACTGCTCAAGGGCAAATCACATAAAGCAAACATCTTTAGTCAGGGCTTCACATTCTTCACTAGGTCTCTGCTGGATGCAACATTTTCAAGGGACAAAACGCATGTTAAATACCtaaacaaaaaatactttaagCCGTAAAGTTTAAAACGGAGATGTGAGCTTCTCACAACAGGTTCCAATTTTACACTATCTTCTATTTATCAATATACTGCCCTTGACAAATACAATTTGAACGAATGATCTAATCATTACAACCTACTTCATTAAGGTAGAGAGAGATCTGCTTTGTTAGTTCTTAACCATGACTCACATTGAAATTACCCAGGgaacttaaaaaatactgatgactAGGTTTCCCACATGGAGATTAGGATTTAAATGACACGGGGTGTAGATTAGGCATTGGTATTTGAAAATgtttcccagatgattctaacacgtagccaaagttgagaaccatAGCATTACATAGATAGCAACATCCACTCCCTCCAAACGCCCCTTGCAACTCCCACTCCCACCGGTGGGTGAGAAGTGAAGGTCAGAAGGTCCTAATTTGATCAAATCTTCTTCAAAGTGTAGCTTagctcctttttctttccccttcctcccttgTGAAGCCCTGCTTTCTAGAGTTTGGTTCCATACGGGGAGACTTGAGCAAATAAGCACATATATTAAGGTTAAAGCGACTCGTGGAGAGTTACAAAAAGGAAACGGGGAAGGCTAGAATAAATTCCATGCTGGGGGACTGCAATTAGAGGTACTGTTGTAAACTCATTGTTTTTTATATAACTGTATAGATATGTccatagatatatatttatagatatctctataaaaaattaagatcatgaaagacaaggagaggCTGAGGAACTGACAGGAGACTAAAGACGTGACAACCACATGTGGCACAATCCTGGACTGGATTATTGGGACATAAGCAAAATTTGAACTGGATTGGCTGAACTATTGATATTTTCTCATCTTGCTGGTCATGCGGCAGTTATGTGGGAGGGTAGCCTTGTACTTAGGAGAAACACACTAAAGTATTAAGGGGTAACGAGGAATCAGGTCAacactctcaaatggttcagaagcATTTATGGGAGCTCTGTGTACTATTTCTGCAACTTTTACATAAATTGGAAATGGTATCTAAATAAAGCTTTCAAACGTAAATCAAATGTCACTCCTTTGCTCGAAATCTTCTAACAAAACATGTCTACCTGTATGTGAACGTATGTGACTTACATGTGAACGTTCATAgccactttattcataatagccccaaactggaacccaaatgcccatcaactggcAGAACAAACTGCTCATGGGTGCAATAGAGATGAACCTTGGCAGCCGACCAGACAGGGCACAACCTGGTGATACAAAGCACATCAGAGGCTGCCTAGGGTCGGGGATGGGGGAATAGACTGGCTGCAAAGAGGCACGACAGGGCTTTGAGGGGTGATGGAACATTTTACATCTTGATCATGATTACACAACTGTATACAACtgccaaaactcatcaaattgaaCACTAAAATGAGTGTACTGTatgtaaataactttaaaaatcctCTAATAGTTCCCCAATTCACAGAGCATAGGCAAGTCCCTAAAAAGGCCTACACAATCCCCTCCTCGACTTCTCCCCCACCTACTCCAGCCACAATGACCTCTCTACCTTCGCTCAGACAGCCGTTGACTGGGGGTGGGTCTGTGAAGTATTTTCTGTTCTCAGACAAGCTAACGACAGCCACTGAGAGTAAACAGCTAGAAAACTGAACAGCAATTGGCACTGCTGTAAGAGCCAAGAGCATGGTCCTTTTTCTGGTAATTCAGttaatatatctgacaaaagcaCATGAACTCAACAACTAGCTTATTCAGAAGAGTCATACTCTGAATGTGGCaaagttttaggaaaaataattatgTTCTCCTCCCTATATATGCAAAAGAGTGATGTGATAATCTACTCAATTCTAAAAGTAGTCATTTCATaagtataaaaattttaataaggaaaagttttgttcaaagaaatattaaaagaagaacaCACAAAAAACGATCAATAGTGTCACTTTACTATGTGCTATCCATGCAAAAAATTGTCCACTTCTAAAGATATCCATCGTTTTATTAGCAAGGGACTAAATCAATAAGCTTAGGTATAAATCAAACGCTAAAGAAAATGAGCCCTGGAAACATTTGAACACTGGTGTTTAAGAATTACAAAGAGGCAGCAAGACTAGGATTGGCAACCCTTTGCAAGTCAGCCTGTCTTCAAAGATGATCGATTGTAAAATCTTTCCCTTGGAGGTCTTTCAATAAAGAGGGTAGCTATTAACCAATTTCTTTGGGAACAATCCTGCCTCAAGCGGATAAGAGCATGAAATGTGAGGTCTGAAGAGAGCATTCCCCTGCCTTCTGTTTTACCAGGAAACAGTACATACAGTTACTCCTAGATGGCCGTTACTCAATAAACACTGAATGAAAAGATTCATGAAATGTCTACTACCAGCCAAATACTGTGCTCATTTATTTGAAGAAGAAGATCAAATTTAGATCCTGCCCAAGtcttagtttcttttcttctaatatcCAGGATGATCATTTTTATCAATACaagactcatttaaaaaaaaaagacaaactccaAGATGGCAGTTCGTATGCATAAAAAATAACACTACAGAAAATCTAATCAAGGGCTTGATCTAACTCTcctttacttttattaaaatggtTCAATGTTTCTCTACCATTAGCTGCTCCAAAATAATACTAGAAAAGCACTCTATTACAGTTCTGTTTCCTTACGGTATGTTCTAGACTAGCAAAAGTATTTGGTGATAGGACAGTTGAGCTAAAAAATGAAGTATTATGTATAGAATACAAATAAAAGTTTACTGTACAAAATTAAGGCCTTCATATTTCATACTTCACTAAGGCTAAAGAAAGACTAGGCAATTTTTTAAACCCCTCACAAAAATTTCAGTTTCACTTTCTCTCAAGCCCCAACTCTTAAAATGGCCAGACCAAATGTTATCAAAACAAACATTATAAATAACACCAAGTCCTTGAAAAGACAACTCTCCCAAATGTCATTTCTTGGCATAGGTGATCTTCATGGCATGAGACGGTGTGATCTTAAATCCTTGTAAAGCATCCCTGGCAGCTCCAGCCTGTCCGTCATtttcaaattcaacaaatgcaaTGTCATGCCTCCCAGGTACCAAACGTACTTCCTTGAAACCAggaaatctaaaaaagaaaaagaaaaacaatttatatatatgcaaatatatgaaaGATATCAAATACGTAAATGTTCATTTTGTGTTTAAATTTGTTATATTTCCTGATATTGGTCCAGGAAAAGTATCACATCCAAACAAGAATCCTGAGGATGAGAGTCTAAAACGTAATTAATACCATGCAAGAACTGCAGGAACAGTAAGCTAATTCTATTTTTGTCATTATATCAAAGCTTTGTTTCCTGTTTTACTCATCAATCAGAATTAATAATTCAAACATTTCAGGTAATTTagctttttatttgctaaatcagCAGACTGGCTTCAATTCACGATTAATCCCAGACCAAAGCAATGACCCCGCAGGGAACTGTTGTTGTGACACACAGATGGACTCAACCCACAGACGTCCCATGtgtcctgcaggaggctctcagACAGACTTGTTCATGAAAAGACTTACTGATTAAACAGCATGGATAACATCATCTCATTAGTCTCTTCTGGTAAATtattaaggaataaaatataGTTTGGAGGGTAATCAGGGAcctattgaaaagaaaaaaggcaaagttAGCTTTAAgtatacaaaagattgtaagccATCTGGCTCTTACATTAAAATCTAAACTTCAGAGAGTTACATTCCACAGTTTATGAAGGCTTATGAAATCGTACTACATCCAACACTAAAGCTGAAAAACAATTAcaccagaaaaacaaacagaaacctaACTGCAACTAAGAAAGCAGACATTCAAGTCACTTAACACATATTTGGAAGATCACAAATCTTATTAACAGCTTTTAAGTATTTAATTAACAGTATTTAAAGTATTTAAGTTTTAAGCACCTGGAGGTCAGCTgtaattgtaattttaattttgtcatcTGGATTACAGAATTGAAAGATCCTAACAAAACTAGAGAAGGCAGCAATGTCATCCCTCTTCAGCTGGTGACCCTAGTAATAACACTCAGATATTCTATTCCTCTGAATTATTATTTACTACCTCTCAGCATTTAAGAAAGATTACCACTTAGAACCACTACTTGGTGACTTTTAATGTTTTCTGCAAGTAAATGAGGTACAGATAGCATCCAGTTACATACAAGTAAGCAGAAACAGGCACGGCTATTAAACTATCAGATACTGCAGCCTGAGGTTACAGGGCACGACAGAGAGACGGTCCTGTGGACGAGAACCTTGTCTGCAGGCGCATTTCATGAGGAGAAAAGATGAAGTGTAAGGAACTTATAGCTGACAGAATTAAGCTGGCACTTGTGAACTGGCCTATAATTATAGAAGAACTTCATAGTAGACAatataagaaaacacaaataacttAAAATCAGAGGAGGAAAATCTCCACGGATTCAAGGATCCTGCCAGACTCCAGCACCCGAGGAACCATGTAGGAAACCATCAGTAGGTAAGTGAGGCTTTCTCTTCAAGGCCTTTGGCGAGGAGATTTGGTAAGGACTTTCTAAAACATCTGTATAAGGAGACTTCAATATATTGGTTCTGAGGAAGTAAGAGCAAGGGTAACTGTGAAACAACTTTGCTCTGTGAGAAAAGACGGCTGCATGCTTCTGCTGACTGGATGGAAGACAGCTGTGACCTGGCCAGACTCCCCAAGCTGTGGGTCTGCAAAGCCCTGGGCTATGTACATACGGAGCGGAAAACAAGAACGTCTGCTCCTGGCCAGCACAGAGATTAAATTCTGTCATTTTGATTCCATCCTTGATACAATACGGAAAGCAAGGAATAAAGTCAGTCAGGTTTTGCTTTCTCCctcttaaagaaaattaaaacactttgAGGAATGAGTTTCtatattaaaatgttacataATTTAACATC from Equus asinus isolate D_3611 breed Donkey chromosome 15, EquAss-T2T_v2, whole genome shotgun sequence includes these protein-coding regions:
- the OTOR gene encoding otoraplin; its protein translation is MARLLSLFFPGLVAICAVHGIFMDRLASKKLCADDECVYTISLARAQEDYNAPDCRFINVKKGQQIYVYSKLVKENEAGEFWAGSVYGDRHEDEMGTVGYFPSNLVEEQHVYQEATKEVPTTDIDFFCE